Proteins from a single region of Desertifilum tharense IPPAS B-1220:
- a CDS encoding DUF4330 domain-containing protein, with amino-acid sequence MAILDSKGRLFGKLSILDLGAAIVILMVLFGIFFFPGTSGSVAQVGVQTRPVEVDVIVRGLSILNPQNLVNEFNETKRTNIIIRNQPYGRVDVKSVQLLERTVVVPQPDGSVQAKTDPRGDRTFSIDMLLTLGGNAQMTDNGLVLGNSKLKIGTPVELEGMTYNFNGSVIEVRTPS; translated from the coding sequence ATGGCTATTTTGGACTCTAAAGGTCGCTTATTCGGCAAACTGAGCATTCTCGATTTAGGTGCAGCCATTGTGATTCTGATGGTGTTGTTTGGCATCTTTTTCTTTCCAGGAACGTCTGGATCGGTGGCTCAAGTGGGCGTCCAAACAAGACCCGTAGAAGTTGATGTGATTGTGCGGGGCCTAAGTATTCTCAACCCGCAAAACTTGGTTAATGAATTTAATGAAACCAAAAGGACGAATATCATTATTCGCAACCAACCCTATGGACGGGTGGATGTGAAGTCCGTTCAATTGCTCGAAAGGACAGTGGTTGTTCCGCAACCTGATGGTTCGGTACAGGCAAAAACTGACCCTAGAGGCGATCGCACTTTCTCGATTGATATGCTACTCACCTTGGGTGGTAATGCCCAAATGACGGACAATGGTCTGGTTCTGGGTAACAGCAAGCTAAAAATCGGGACTCCCGTAGAGCTTGAAGGCATGACCTATAACTTTAATGGCAGCGTGATTGAAGTCAGAACTCCCTCATAA